GTATTTGATCTTCAGTTTCGCAACGTCAATAGATTCGACTTCGGCTCCTCCTTTTGCGGCTCCTTCCAGGGCTGCGTCCAGCAGTTTTAAGGTGTTGCTGTTTTTGCCTCTCGGACTTGATGATATCCCTACTATTTTCATAGTTATCCTCTCTTTATATTTGGAAATTAACAACAAGTTATTTTTCTCAAGTCTTTATATTAATTTTGTAACTTATACAGGGTTATTGGTGACTTGAGTTAACTTACCATATGGTTAATACCGATTGATGTTTCGACATTGAAATAAGCTGTTTGATGTAATAAAATAAATAAAAAAGAGATTTCTATGTCAGATAACTGCTAATTTATTCGTTCCATATGCCGTTAAATATGCTTGCCTGGTAAGACGCAATCGACACATTTGGGATCCATATAGCTATTGTATTGTCTATGTCCAGAACTTCGTCTTCTACTTTTGAGAACATCATCAACAGTTCTTTGTCATCTATTATTACAAATTTTGAAAATGATGGCCCGGATATTTTAGTTTCGGGTATAACTGAAGACAATGTTTTAATTATTTCCAGTTCACCTTCTTTTAATTTTATACTCTGTCTGGATATGGCACGTACGTTTAGCCCTTTTTTCTTAGCATATGATAATTCCGTTTTGAGCCGTTCAATTTCATTTGCAGAGTAAAGGGCTCCTAAAAGCATTATGTCTCTTTCAGCTCTTCTTATCATATCAAGTGTTTTTGCCGTGATATTATCCATTCCTCTTAAAAGCCAAACTTTAGGAATTTCTTTATCCATTAATTTATCGTACAGCATGGACAATTGGTTTGATACATCGTCAACCTCAGAATTAAAAGCGGCTTTTTTCTCTTCGAGTATATCTCTGGGGTATTTAGGAGTATAAGTAATAGGTCTTGTATGTTCGACTGTTATCCATTTCTCGGTTTTAAGCCTTTTCAGGACATCATATATCTTCGTACGAGGGACTTCCGATTCAGCAGCAAGCTCGGTTGCATCGCTCGGACCCAGCGAAACAAGCGTTACATAAACCCTTGCCCCGTAATATGTTAACCCTAACTTTTGTAATGTCACTAACATTTTTTCATCGAGCAGCATATTCTATAATTACCACCTTTATCCTTAATACTGATAAAAAAACATCACAAGCTTATTTACACCAATTTTG
The genomic region above belongs to Methanosarcina horonobensis HB-1 = JCM 15518 and contains:
- a CDS encoding TrmB family transcriptional regulator gives rise to the protein MLLDEKMLVTLQKLGLTYYGARVYVTLVSLGPSDATELAAESEVPRTKIYDVLKRLKTEKWITVEHTRPITYTPKYPRDILEEKKAAFNSEVDDVSNQLSMLYDKLMDKEIPKVWLLRGMDNITAKTLDMIRRAERDIMLLGALYSANEIERLKTELSYAKKKGLNVRAISRQSIKLKEGELEIIKTLSSVIPETKISGPSFSKFVIIDDKELLMMFSKVEDEVLDIDNTIAIWIPNVSIASYQASIFNGIWNE